A stretch of Rhododendron vialii isolate Sample 1 chromosome 4a, ASM3025357v1 DNA encodes these proteins:
- the LOC131324250 gene encoding uncharacterized protein LOC131324250 — MTRTDFNEVKNVSDSVIFVENHDNRNDDRQVPARKTVTAALWPGGYHKRTYVYFSGVWRNFNKFERCRSIMEIWCHGDTISILVGNARFDIETSGNREFGIRFDEDRDEFCIWCKKDWSDDHPGRYRIIIERPFELITNYPSSYDKVEKKDHGDGGMATIIKPKSRGGMAKMIKQGKK, encoded by the coding sequence ATGACTCGTACGGATTTCAACGAGGTCAAGAACGTCAGTGATTCTGTAATATTTGTGGAGAACCATGATAATCGCAACGACGACAGGCAAGTCCCTGCAAGAAAGACCGTCACCGCCGCGCTGTGGCCCGGCGGGTACCACAAGCGCACGTACGTATACTTCAGTGGAGTCTGGAGGAACTTCAACAAGTTCGAGCGGTGCAGGTCGATAATGGAGATTTGGTGTCACGGAGATACCATAAGCATTCTCGTTGGCAATGCCAGGTTCGACATAGAAACCAGCGGGAATAGAGAGTTTGGGATTCGTTTCGACGAGGACAGGGACGAGTTTTGCATATGGTGCAAGAAAGACTGGAGCGACGATCATCCAGGAAGGTATCGTATCATAATAGAGAGGCCTTTCGAGCTCATCACTAACTACCCATCCTCGTATGACAAGGTGGAGAAGAAAGATCACGGCGACGGAGGCATGGCTACGATCATAAAACCTAAGAGCCGTGGAGGCATGGCTAAAATGATAAAACAAGGTAAGAAATAG